A genomic stretch from Malus domestica chromosome 15, GDT2T_hap1 includes:
- the LOC114819098 gene encoding auxin-responsive protein IAA21 translates to MSISLEHDYIGLSPSMETSDKSAALNLKATELRLGLPGSQSPQRDSGGGGGGVEEKAAGFSACGVKGLVSGAKRGFSDAIDGASGKWVFSGSGGSEVELGKGGNLLSPRGVHAGKTLAAGSEPSKQPTGLAGSTVKDGVQQSPKPLHEKKSQGSAGSTAPAAKAQVVGWPPIRSFRKNSMASVPSKNDDDAEGKMGAGCLYVKVSMDGAPYLRKVDLKTYGSYLELSLALEKMFSCFTIGHCGSHGASRDGLSESRLMDLLHGAEYVLTYEDKDGDWMLVGDVPWEMFTDSCKRMRIMKSSEAMGLAPRAMQKCKNSN, encoded by the exons ATGTCTATTTCTTTGGAGCATGATTACATAGGCTTATCTCCTTCAATGGAAACCTCTGACAAGTCTGCTGCTTTGAACCTCAAAGCCACTGAGCTGAGACTGGGCTTGCCTGGCTCCCAGTCCCCACAGAGAGACAGCGGCGGCGGCGGTGGTGGGGTGGAGGAGAAAGCTGCTGGGTTTTCAGCATGTGGGGTTAAGGGGTTGGTGTCTGGGGCCAAGAGGGGATTCTCAGACGCCATTGATGGAGCTTCTGGAAAGTGGGTTTTCTCTGGGAGTGGTGGATCTGAGGTGGAGTTGGGAAAAGGTGGAAACTTGCTTTCTCCTAGAGGTGTGCATGCTGGGAAAACTCTTGCTGCTGGGAGTGAACCCAGCAAGCAACCAACTGGTTTAGCTGGGTCTACTGTGAAAGATGGTGTCCAACAGTCTCCAAAGCCATTGCATGAGAAGAAATCCCAAGGGTCTGCTGGGTCTACTGCCCCTGCTGCAAA GGCACAGGTTGTAGGATGGCCACCAATTCGTTCTTTCCGGAAAAATTCAATGGCTTCCGTTCCTTCGAAAAATGATGATGATGCTGAAGGCAAGATGGGAGCAGGGTGTCTATATGTTAAGGTCAGCATGGATGGTGCACCGTACCTGAGGAAAGTTGATCTGAAAACCTACGGTAGCTATCTGGAGTTATCTCTAGCTCTGGAAAAGATGTTCAGCTGCTTTACAATCG GTCATTGTGGCTCACATGGAGCTTCGAGAGATGGATTGAGCGAGAGTCGATTGATGGATCTTCTACATGGTGCTGAATATGTCCTCACCTATGAAGACAAGGATGGCGATTGGATGCTAGTTGGTGATGTTCCCTGGGA AATGTTTACCGACTCATGTAAGAGGATGAGGATCATGAAGAGTTCAGAGGCTATGGGTCTAG CCCCCAGGGCCATGCAGAAGTGCAAAAATAGTAATTAG